The window TCCGTTTGGGTCAAAGCTGAAAGTCCTCTGCTGCTCCAAAACTTCAAAAATCATATTGCAAACTTGACCAATCACAGCTGCCATTACATCCTTCTAAAAGTCCCACCTGCAACTGGCGCAGTCCTATGGGCACTGGAACTAGCCTATGGTCATCCAGTGAATTTAGATACTCGTCTGAAAGTGATTGAGGCGGTAGAACAACTCGAACGTCAATGAGCTATTTGGAGTAAACAAAAAATGAGAAGGCAAGAATCTTGCCATCTCATTTTTTTGTTTTTTCTGAGTCCCTAAGTTAATTACTTTAGGGACAGATCCTTTTTCAGCTTTAATACCGAACCATGCCTTGCACCTTTGGGACTAGGACATGTACCTCATAAAGCATCCAACAAACGTTGCCGATCATTCGATCCCATCGCTAAATGAATAAGGTGTGCCACCAATTTTTTCTGTTCTGGATTTAATCGTGCAAACACTCTTGGTTCTAGTAGACACATTTCCCTGATCACAGATTCCAGCTCTTCTTTTCTCGTATTGTCCTCAGGTTCGTCTTTAAAAGTAGGAAATGCCTTGGATTCCGCAAAGTCTTCAATAACATGATCTGCTAATAATCCCAAGTAGGGCTTCCTTTTTTGCTTAATAAACGTGTTGATTTCTTCAAGTAAAAATTGAAATGCCTCACTTTTTCTGCTTGCTCCAAAAGATAATTCCAATTGACCACCATTGTCTTCACTATCAAAATCAAAATGATCAAATCCTTTACTTTGAATATAAACACTATGATAGAAGGAATCACCTTTATTATTAAACGTTGTCGGCTGCTTATGCTTCTCCGTTAAATTCGAATCGATAAAGTAAAGTTTGGAATATTCATGATTGATTCGATCATTCCAACGAACATATTTGACTTCAAACTCCGTTTGTGTAGGCTCATGAACGATTTTAAAACATTCTCTTTCGGCTATAACAGATGAGTAATCTAAGGATATTCCATCCAATCTAACATCGAAATGTTTTTCAGAATGCAGTTCCAGGAACCACCCAAATTCCTTACATAAAAAAGCCAACAAATCCTCATATACAAAGTCTTTCATGATGTTATGAAAAGTGACCATCGTCCCTGAATCTTCATCTGTTAGTATGTTTTTCGTAACCTCATAGGTATCCAAATTTTTCGAATGAATACGAATGGTATACGTATTTTTAAGAAGGCCGTCTACATATGTCGTTTTCCATGTTGCATCTGAAGCAAAGTGATGGAAGGTTAATCGACCGATTCCATTCTTACCATGCATGGCAGAAGTCGTTCTGGCCCGCTTTTCAGGATCAACTTGTTTCTCTGATTCGAAAAATGGCGTAAACTTCCGATCTAATTCTCTCCTATCTATGCCATAACCATTATCAGCAATGACAATTTGATCTATGCCGCCTAGAACATTCTTATGAAGCTTAACATCTACAACGGAAGCTCGTGCATCGAATCCATTCCAAATATATTCAGAGATTGCTTGCAAATAATCAAACTTACGAAGAGTTTTTTCGATACCTTTTGAGGATATTTCTATTTTGCTTTTGCCCAAAACGATCAACCCCTTCAATGATTAATGAATCACTCCAATAACTACAAATCTATCATATTCCAAATCTTTCATTCCGTATGTCGATTCGTGCTTGCCTGATACATATCTTTTTCGACAAAAAAACGACACCTCAAAGGTGTCGTTATCAATCACTTCTTAATTTCCTCCAGTGGAGAATGATGTCCGTAGAACGTTTTTTCTCTTATAACCGGGGCTGTCCATTTTACCGCATTGGCGATCACGCGCTGAACATCCTTGTTGTGATAGGTAGGATAAGTTTCGTGCCCTGGACGGAAATAAAAAATTCGGCCTTGACCGCGACGGTACGTGCAGCCGCTGCGGAACACCTCGCCCCCCTCAAACCAACTAACGAAGATTAATTCATCAGGTACGGGAATATCAAAATGCTCGCCGTACATCTCTTCTTCCGCCAAATCGATATAGGGGCCAATTCCCTCAACGATTGGATGTGAGGGATCAACAACCCAAAGCCTCTCCTTCTCATCCGCTTCTCTCCAAAGCAGATCGCAGGATGTCCCCATCAGCTTGCGGAACATCTTGGAATGGTGGCCTGAATGCAGGACGACCAGCCCCATCCCCTTATGTACTCGGTCACAAATACGATCGACGACATCATCCTGAAAGCCCTTGTGATCGACGTGACCCCAGTAAATTAGAACATCTGTTGCATCCAGCTTTTCTTGGGTCAGTCCATGCTCAGGCTCATTAAAGGTTGCAAAGCTAATCTCAAATCCATCCTGCCTAATACCATCAGCAATGGCTACATGCATCCCTTTGGGATATATCCGGGCTACCTCTTCTTTTCTTTGCTCTTGGAGAAATTCATTCCATATCGTTACTTTAATCATATACAACTCGCTCCTTTTTTTACAATGAATGCAGTTATATGGTTCTCGTTACTCCGTCCTTGGCTGAATCTATGATCGCTTGCAGCACTTGTTGATTACGGTATCCGTCTATGATTGTAGGGAGTATTGGAGAGTTAGCCTGCTCCAAATAATCCACAAAATCCTGCAGCATGGGCTTCATCGTCTTCTCGTCCAAATGAATGACTTTTTCTGTTAGCTCCAGCTTTTCGCCTTCTCTAACCGTCAAATGAACTTCATTCGGTTGCTCGACTGAAATCCTGACGGTGCCTAGATCGCCAAACAACGTAACATGAAATTGATTTTTCGTTCCAATTGCATTTTTATGGGTATAAAACGTGCCCATTACTCCGCCTTCAAGCACACACTGGAACCCGGTAAAGTCATCCACGTCAACTTCAACGGGTTGTAGTGTTCGCGGATCCGTTCGGTGATCGATAAACGTGCTCATCATACCGGACACTTGCGTAAATTCTCCTACAAAAAAGCGTGCCGCATCCACCATATGAGAGCCTATATCCGCTAATATACCTGACCCTGCCATCTCTTTGTTAAATCGCCAGGTGTACTCCTTGTTAAACATAGGCGCGTTTTCCTCTTGTAAGTAATGAGCGGCAATATGCCGAATTCGGCCTAAACTTCCTTGTTCTACAAGCTGTTTAACGTATTGAAAGCAAGGTCTGTAGCGGTAGGAAAATCCAATCATACAAGGGATCGGATTATTTTCATACAGGCTTAATAATTCATCTGCCTCTTCCATCGTTCGCGTGAATGGTTTTTCAGAAAATATCGGTTTACCGCATTCAATCGCATATTTTAAGATGTCATAATGGAATTTATTCGAGACACCCGATATGATAAAGTCAACATCGGCATCAGCAATGATCGCTTTATAGTCGCCATAGCGCTTCTCATCCGATAAGTTCAATCGATCACCGACCTCTTGAACGGCCTTCGCATTCACATCACAAATGGCTGTAACTCTCGTATTCGCAATTCTCGAAAGATGGTTCATATGATAATCGCCAATTCCTCCAAGACCAATGATGCCTACGTTCCATATGCCTTTGTTCATCCCGCTGCCCTCCCAATACTGTCTCTTCTATTACTTATCCAATCGTCAGACAAGAATTTCTTTCTATAATTTTGCTTTCAATAATCAAATTTTCCGAGTAATCCCCTTGCAGAACACCTAATTGGTGCATTAACAATCGGACAGATTGAGCCCCTAATTCCGAAGGCTGCAAATCCATGCTCGTCAATGACGGATTCGATTGAACCATCATAGAGAGATCTCCGCATATGACAAATAGAGAAACATCTTCTGGTACCCTGAGATTCAAATCCTTGAGTGCATTAAGGACACTGAATGCCGTGCGGTCATCATCTGCAATAATCGCGGTTACATTCTTCTTCAGTGTACCAAGGATATTAATCGTCTCGGCAAAGCCATAGTCCATGTATTCACTTGCATGAAGGGCAGGCTTATGATGTATCATGTGTTCTTCTACTTCAAGCTGATGATCTTTCATCGCTTTGATAAAGCCTGCTTTTCTATCGATGGACACGGTCATAAGTTCATTTGCATTTAAAAACATAATGTCTTTATGACCCTTGCCAATCAAATACTTGCATATGCTGTCAATAATCTTGTGGTTGTCGTTATCCACGCTGAAAGATTTATGAATATTGGAATTCATGACTCTACCGACAGTAACAAAAGGGATTTGTTCACCATGCATCAGGTTGATACGATCATCATCGGTCGTTGGGCTCATCACAACAGCACCATCAATCGGATAACTCGATAGGAATGGTGTTTTCACCTTTTGCACAGGAATCATATCAAGCAGAACCCTGTATCCATAAAAGGAAGCTTCCAGAATAACGCCATTGATGAACTGCGTATGAAATGCGCTAAAAAAGAAGCTGCCATGCGGGATGGTCAACCCGATCGCCATGGTTCTCTTCGTTGCCAAGCTTCGCGCAATATGATTAGGCACATAATTTAATTGTCTGGAGACTTGCATTACTCTCTCTTTGACTTCGTCGCTTGTGGGTCTTTTTTGGCTAAAAACATTCGACACTGTCCCTTTGGAGACTTTCGCTAATTTTGCTACTTCATCAATTTTAGCCATATATGATCAAACATCCCTTCAGAAAACCATCCATTTATCCTAATTCATCATTGAGTTTTTCCACTAAATCGATTAATTCCAGCGGATGGTTGATCGTATAGTCGGGTATTTCACTTTCGTCTGCGTGCAATTTCGGGTACCTGGGCGTCCAACTCAAGAAGACACTCGTAATCCCCATAGCATTGGCTCCTTTAACATCGCGGCTCAAGTTGTTCCCGACCATGACTATACGGGAGCAATCCTGCTCGCTGAGATCCAACGCTCCAATAGCGGCTTTAAACATACGAGAACTTGGCTTAGAAGCTTTAACCGTCTCTG is drawn from Paenibacillus sp. V4I7 and contains these coding sequences:
- a CDS encoding ATP-binding protein — encoded protein: MGKSKIEISSKGIEKTLRKFDYLQAISEYIWNGFDARASVVDVKLHKNVLGGIDQIVIADNGYGIDRRELDRKFTPFFESEKQVDPEKRARTTSAMHGKNGIGRLTFHHFASDATWKTTYVDGLLKNTYTIRIHSKNLDTYEVTKNILTDEDSGTMVTFHNIMKDFVYEDLLAFLCKEFGWFLELHSEKHFDVRLDGISLDYSSVIAERECFKIVHEPTQTEFEVKYVRWNDRINHEYSKLYFIDSNLTEKHKQPTTFNNKGDSFYHSVYIQSKGFDHFDFDSEDNGGQLELSFGASRKSEAFQFLLEEINTFIKQKRKPYLGLLADHVIEDFAESKAFPTFKDEPEDNTRKEELESVIREMCLLEPRVFARLNPEQKKLVAHLIHLAMGSNDRQRLLDAL
- a CDS encoding ThuA domain-containing protein; its protein translation is MIKVTIWNEFLQEQRKEEVARIYPKGMHVAIADGIRQDGFEISFATFNEPEHGLTQEKLDATDVLIYWGHVDHKGFQDDVVDRICDRVHKGMGLVVLHSGHHSKMFRKLMGTSCDLLWREADEKERLWVVDPSHPIVEGIGPYIDLAEEEMYGEHFDIPVPDELIFVSWFEGGEVFRSGCTYRRGQGRIFYFRPGHETYPTYHNKDVQRVIANAVKWTAPVIREKTFYGHHSPLEEIKK
- a CDS encoding Gfo/Idh/MocA family protein, translated to MNKGIWNVGIIGLGGIGDYHMNHLSRIANTRVTAICDVNAKAVQEVGDRLNLSDEKRYGDYKAIIADADVDFIISGVSNKFHYDILKYAIECGKPIFSEKPFTRTMEEADELLSLYENNPIPCMIGFSYRYRPCFQYVKQLVEQGSLGRIRHIAAHYLQEENAPMFNKEYTWRFNKEMAGSGILADIGSHMVDAARFFVGEFTQVSGMMSTFIDHRTDPRTLQPVEVDVDDFTGFQCVLEGGVMGTFYTHKNAIGTKNQFHVTLFGDLGTVRISVEQPNEVHLTVREGEKLELTEKVIHLDEKTMKPMLQDFVDYLEQANSPILPTIIDGYRNQQVLQAIIDSAKDGVTRTI
- a CDS encoding LacI family DNA-binding transcriptional regulator, which encodes MAKIDEVAKLAKVSKGTVSNVFSQKRPTSDEVKERVMQVSRQLNYVPNHIARSLATKRTMAIGLTIPHGSFFFSAFHTQFINGVILEASFYGYRVLLDMIPVQKVKTPFLSSYPIDGAVVMSPTTDDDRINLMHGEQIPFVTVGRVMNSNIHKSFSVDNDNHKIIDSICKYLIGKGHKDIMFLNANELMTVSIDRKAGFIKAMKDHQLEVEEHMIHHKPALHASEYMDYGFAETINILGTLKKNVTAIIADDDRTAFSVLNALKDLNLRVPEDVSLFVICGDLSMMVQSNPSLTSMDLQPSELGAQSVRLLMHQLGVLQGDYSENLIIESKIIERNSCLTIG
- a CDS encoding HAD family hydrolase; the encoded protein is MSDTTTIDPNAKKLIVFLDCGDTIIDEGTEIRDDHDIVIQANVIPGADIMVKTLAERGYILAIVADGRAQSFKNILTQNGLYDYFTTMVYSETVKASKPSSRMFKAAIGALDLSEQDCSRIVMVGNNLSRDVKGANAMGITSVFLSWTPRYPKLHADESEIPDYTINHPLELIDLVEKLNDELG